A section of the Pseudomonas fluorescens genome encodes:
- a CDS encoding MFS transporter: MHDPHSERMSSGETRAASGLALVFAFRMLGMFMVLPVLATYGMDLAGATPALIGLAIGAYGLTQAIFQIPFGIISDRIGRRPVIYLGLIVFALGSVLAANADSIWGVIAGRILQGAGAISAAVMALLSDLTREQHRTKAMAMIGMTIGLSFAVAMVVGPLLTRAFGLHGLFLATGGMALFGIVIVAFMVPRSTGPLQHRESGVAKQALLPTLKHPDLLRLDLGIFVLHAMLMCSFVALPLALVEKAGLPKEQHWWVYLTALLISFFAMIPFIIYGEKKRKMKRVLLGAVATLMLTELFFWQFGDSLRALVIGTVVFFTAFNLLEASLPSLISKVSPAGGKGTAMGVYSTSQFLGSALGGIMGGWMFQHGGLSVVFLGCAGLAALWLVFAVTMREPPYVTSLRLPLSPEAIRESGLVERLKAVVGVTDAVVVAEEAAIYIKLDTELLDRATLEQLVNPVPTARPA, encoded by the coding sequence ATGCACGATCCCCACAGCGAACGCATGAGTAGCGGCGAGACCCGAGCGGCAAGCGGTCTGGCCCTGGTGTTCGCCTTCCGTATGTTGGGCATGTTCATGGTGTTGCCGGTGCTGGCGACCTATGGCATGGACCTCGCAGGCGCAACCCCGGCCCTGATCGGCCTGGCGATCGGTGCCTATGGCCTGACCCAGGCGATTTTCCAGATTCCATTCGGGATCATTTCCGACCGCATCGGCCGCCGGCCGGTGATCTACCTGGGGCTGATCGTCTTCGCCCTGGGCAGCGTTCTGGCCGCCAATGCCGATTCGATCTGGGGCGTGATTGCCGGACGCATCCTGCAAGGCGCCGGGGCGATTTCTGCGGCAGTGATGGCGTTGCTGTCAGACCTGACCCGTGAACAACACCGCACCAAGGCCATGGCCATGATCGGCATGACCATCGGTCTTTCGTTTGCCGTTGCGATGGTGGTTGGCCCGTTGTTGACTCGTGCGTTCGGATTGCATGGCCTGTTCCTGGCCACCGGCGGCATGGCGTTGTTCGGTATCGTGATCGTGGCCTTTATGGTGCCGCGCTCCACCGGACCGCTGCAGCACCGAGAGTCAGGCGTGGCAAAACAAGCATTGCTGCCAACCCTCAAGCACCCGGACCTGCTGCGCCTGGATTTAGGTATCTTCGTATTACACGCGATGCTGATGTGCAGCTTTGTCGCCTTGCCCCTGGCCTTGGTGGAAAAAGCCGGGTTGCCCAAGGAGCAGCACTGGTGGGTCTACCTCACCGCGTTGCTGATTTCGTTCTTCGCCATGATCCCGTTCATTATCTATGGCGAGAAGAAACGCAAAATGAAACGAGTTTTGCTCGGCGCCGTCGCGACATTGATGCTCACTGAACTATTCTTCTGGCAGTTCGGCGACAGCCTACGGGCGCTGGTAATCGGTACGGTGGTGTTTTTCACCGCGTTCAACCTGCTGGAGGCGTCGCTGCCTTCGCTGATCAGTAAAGTTTCACCGGCAGGCGGCAAGGGCACGGCAATGGGGGTGTATTCCACCAGCCAGTTCCTCGGCTCGGCGTTGGGCGGCATCATGGGTGGCTGGATGTTCCAGCATGGCGGTTTGTCGGTTGTGTTCCTCGGATGCGCCGGGCTGGCTGCACTTTGGCTGGTCTTTGCTGTTACCATGCGCGAACCTCCCTACGTCACAAGCCTGCGTTTGCCACTATCGCCCGAGGCGATCCGTGAGAGCGGCCTGGTAGAGCGCCTGAAGGCCGTCGTAGGGGTAA